A genomic stretch from Festucalex cinctus isolate MCC-2025b chromosome 13, RoL_Fcin_1.0, whole genome shotgun sequence includes:
- the fzd9b gene encoding frizzled-9b, whose protein sequence is MTRTLFLTSAMSMDGSPLKVAIFLWCLLVISGSSFEIGSYELERGKPAKCEPITIPMCEGIGYNLTRMPNFMDHDDQKEAAIKLNEFAPLVAYGCDVHLRFFLCSLYAPMCTDKVSTSIPACRPMCEQARERCAPIMKKFSYTWPDSLDCSKLPTKNDPNALCMEAPENETRTEGKKGEGMLPVPPRPRQAGASGGRSSGGGGGSCENPDKFQFVEKSQSCAPRCSPAVDVFWSRRDKDFAFIWMTVWSILCFVSTAFTVLTFLLEPHRFQYPERPIIFLSMCYNVYSVAFIIRSVAGAENIACDREHGELYIIQEGLESTGCTIVFLILYYFGMASSIWWVILTLTWFLAAGKKWGHEAIEAHSNYFHMAAWGVPALKTIVILTMRKVAGDELTGMCYVGSMDSGALTGFVLIPLSCYLVIGTSFILTGFVALFHIRKVMKTEGTNTEKLEKLMVKIGIYSILYTVPATCVIVCYFYERLNMDYWKLRGLQATCGSFDANGGDCSLQASVPTVAVFMLKIFMSLVVGITSGVWVWSSKTLQTWQGLCSRKLTERTSGRKPCSGVSCGSTHCHYKSPAVVLHMAKTDLHTDSPTHV, encoded by the coding sequence ATGACCCGAACTCTGTTTTTGACCTCCGCGATGAGCATGGATGGTAGTCCGCTGAAGGTGGCGATTTTCCTGTGGTGCCTGCTGGTGATTTCTGGCTCCAGCTTCGAGATCGGCTCGTACGAGCTGGAGCGAGGAAAACCGGCCAAGTGCGAGCCCATCACCATCCCCATGTGTGAGGGCATCGGCTACAACCTGACGCGCATGCCCAACTTCATGGACCACGACGACCAGAAGGAGGCTGCCATCAAGCTGAATGAGTTCGCCCCTCTGGTGGCATACGGCTGCGACGTGCATCTCCGCTTCTTCCTGTGCTCCCTTTACGCACCCATGTGCACGGACAAAGTGTCCACCTCCATCCCTGCCTGCAGACCCATGTGCGAGCAGGCGCGGGAGAGATGCGCCCCCATCATGAAGAAGTTCAGCTACACTTGGCCCGACTCGCTCGACTGCTCCAAGCTGCCCACCAAGAACGACCCCAACGCCCTGTGCATGGAAGCCCCCGAGAACGAGACCAGAACGGAGGGCAAGAAAGGTGAGGGCATGCTCCCCGTGCCCCCTCGCCCCCGGCAGGCCGGCGCCAGCGGCGGGCGCTCCTCggggggcggcggcggctcaTGCGAGAACCCTGACAAGTTCCAGTTCGTGGAGAAGAGTCAGTCGTGTGCGCCGCGCTGCTCCCCCGCCGTGGACGTGTTCTGGTCCAGGCGAGACAAAGACTTTGCCTTCATTTGGATGACAGTGTGGTCCATCCTGTGCTTTGTGTCCACCGCTTTCACCGTGCTCACCTTCCTCCTGGAGCCGCACCGCTTCCAGTACCCAGAAAGGCCCATCATCTTCCTCTCCATGTGCTACAACGTTTACTCGGTGGCGTTCATCATCCGCTCGGTGGCGGGCGCCGAGAATATCGCCTGCGACCGTGAGCACGGCGAGCTATACATCATCCAGGAGGGGTTGGAGTCCACGGGCTGCACCATCGTCTTCCTCATCCTCTACTACTTCGGCATGGCCTCCTCCATCTGGTGGGTCATCCTCACCCTCACCTGGTTCCTGGCGGCGGGGAAGAAATGGGGTCACGAGGCCATCGAGGCGCACAGCAACTACTTTCACATGGCGGCATGGGGCGTCCCGGCGCTGAAGACCATCGTCATCCTCACCATGAGGAAGGTGGCCGGAGACGAGCTGACGGGCATGTGCTACGTGGGCAGCATGGACTCGGGGGCGCTCACCGGGTTCGTCCTCATCCCCCTCTCGTGCTACCTGGTCATCGGCACGTCCTTCATCCTCACCGGCTTCGTGGCGCTCTTCCACATCCGCAAGGTGATGAAAACCGAGGGCACCAACACGGAGAAGTTGGAGAAGCTGATGGTGAAAATCGGCATCTACTCCATCCTCTACACGGTGCCCGCCACGTGCGTCATCGTCTGCTACTTCTACGAGAGGCTCAACATGGACTACTGGAAGCTGAGAGGCCTGCAGGCCACGTGCGGCTCCTTCGATGCCAATGGCGGCGACTGCTCCCTGCAGGCCTCCGTGCCCACCGTGGCCGTCTTCATGCTGAAGATCTTCATGTCTCTGGTGGTGGGCATCACCAGCGGCGTGTGGGTGTGGAGCTCCAAGACCTTGCAGACGTGGCAGGGCTTGTGCAGCAGGAAGCTGACGGAGCGAACTAGCGGCAGAAAGCCGTGTAGCGGGGTCAGCTGCGGCAGCACCCACTGCCATTACAAATCGCCCGCCGTGGTTCTGCACATGGCCAAGACGGACCTGCACACAGACAGTCCCACTCACGTCTGA